Below is a genomic region from Verrucomicrobiota bacterium.
TGGAAAGGCTGACGGGCTCGAACCCGCCTTGAATATGAGCTTGGAACGTGCCCTCGAGTACATCTCATCGGATGAATACCTCGAAGTCACACCGGCCAAATTGCGCATCCGTAAAAAAGTCCTCGATCACAGCGCCCGCAAACGGTCTTCATAATCTGGATTAATCCTCATTTACTCATACCCCGTTCATAAAAGTGACCGGGGTATTTTTTTGTCCTAAAATATAACTAGCCTTGATTAGTGTTCTCGGGTGGATATTTCCACCGGCTGGATATCATCTTGGGCTTGGGCGAGCTCGTTTAAGAAAAGGGCCAGCCTGATCGCGGTATTATTCACCTGCCCCATGGCACGCGAGATTTCCTTTTTCGCTTTGATTTCTAAGGGATTATCCATCAAGGATAAGGTTTGCTCCCTTGGTGGCTCTGAATCGTTTGTGGTCTTTGTGATTGATTCGTCTACCAGCAAGAGCTGGTCGAGATTCACCTCGATTAGGCCACCTTGTTTAGAACGGTTTGCTAACGCTTCAGCAATCAGGATTCTTTCGGTTTTGAGGGCCGCCTCGCTCATCTCTGGATCATCGAGAGAGTCATTAGCCATGTGCTGCTCAAAGTGAACCACCCGGTCATCATCATCCTCTTTGAGTTTGGCATACTTTTGGGCCACCCCGCTCGGCAAATTACCGAGTTCATCAGATATATTTTTTTCAGCTACAGCCTGAGCCATTTGCGTTTCAGCTTTGACCTGTTTATTTTGTTTCGCCATTACTTTTTTCGCATCAATCACACTGGGAGCGACATCGCCTGCATCAGCCAAAAATGTTTGATCAGCTTGTTCATCCGTAGGTGAAGACTTTCCCTTTTTGTCTTTTCCAGTGAGCTGGGCCAGTCTGGGTAGGGAAGACATAATTGATTTCTTGATCGAAGCGAGTCTTCCATCCTCGGGTGTGACAATATCAATATCGATAGATTGAACCCCTGCCTTTGGTAAAGGAACCCCCTTATTTTCAGCCAAAAAACGGGTATCCGATGCTACGGTGAGTTTGGGGAAAGGAATCCTGCCGGGAAAATTACCCGGTCTTTGCACAAGGATCAAATCAGGTGACCCCTTGGGCCTACGGGCAGAGATGAAATTAAAACCATCTAAAAAAAACTCCCTACCCTTGCGATATCCAATCCTCACAAATTGGCCGGGTTTATCCCGTAACTCAAAATGTAGATGGGCAGAATATAGGCCGTTACCCGTGCCGATTGTCCCGACCTTCTGCCCGCGTTTCACTACATCCCCACGGGAAACCGAGATCGAATTCATATGGGAATAAAGGGTTTCAACAATCCTAATTTTGCCATTTTCCCTGAATTTATGGACGATAAATACCGTTTTTCCATACCCCATCCGGATATCCGAAGCACTGATGACCAGACCATGGGCTACCGAATAAATGGGATCTCCCAAATCAGTATTTCCCCCTCCCTCACCATTCCAGTCTTCGCCCAAATGCCGACCTTTTAGTCCACGGGAAAGATAATAATTCTCACCGTTGGGTTTTCCGACCGGCAAATCAAACCCATCCGCAAATGGAATCTTTTGTGAATCAATGACTTGTGAGTATAGTTTTCCAGACGAAAAACCCATCCCGACAATCCATACCAGAAGACAAAATGCGATTTTGAGAGGGATTTTTATCATTTTATATATAAAAAACATGCTTACCTTACACGGCAGCAAGCTTTTTTCAAGATTCTAATAGAATCATCCATGTTTATTAGACACGGGATAAGGCAAATTTGTTAGAAAATTCTTTATGAATAATTTGATCTCTACCCTCGTCATAATATTCACTCACTCTTCATGACTGAGAAACAATAACAGGATATAAATATGAATACGTTTGGCCGCTTAGTTTTACTTCTCCTCCTCGTCACATTTCTCACCGGATGCTCGACTATCCAAAGTCGAACAAAGGAAAGACAAGGTGCTTTTAATGCACTCTCACCCAATGATAAACAACTCGTCCAACAAGGCATGATCCGGACAGGTATGAATACCGATGCTGTCTATATCGCGATGGGAACCCCTACCCGAAAAAAGATCAAACAATCTGATAAGGGTGACTTTTCTTCCTGGTATTACGACCGGACATTGAGTGATACCATCCCCCAATGGTCTTATGCCTATGCTCAGGATGATTGTGGTAATGTCGTGGCATATCCTTATTATGACCCCATTTACACCTACTACAATGTTCCTTTTATTAAAGTCACTTTCAAGAATGGCAAAGTCATCCAGTGGGAACAAAAATAGAATTATTCATACCAGACCGGGCAATTTGCTCTTGTGTAAATATTTCACGCAAAGATCCTCTCAGGAACGAAAAGGTTTTTTAGAGTTCCATTTAGGCTAAGCGGCCCGCTTACCTCTTGGAGCAAATTGCTCATGGCTAATGGGAAAGGACATAGTCAGTTCGCGTTTACCTTCTCCTATTTTTCCAGAGTTAGAAAATAAAGGATCAAAGAAAGCGGCAATTATTATTCCCACTCGATGGTGCCGGGAGGTTTGGAGGTAATGTCGTAAACACAACGGTTCACACCTTTGACCTCATTAATGATCCGGCTGGAAATCGTGCCGAGTAAGTCGTGGGGAAGATGAACCCAATCGGCGGTCATGCCGTCGGAGCTCTCCACGATGCGCACGGCGACGGTCTCAGCATAGGTGCGCTCATCCCCCATGACCCCGACACTTTTCACCGGGAGGAGGACAGCAAAGGCCTGCCAAACCTTCTGGTACCAGCCGCTCTTTTTCATTTCATCAATGACGATGGCATCCGCCTCACGTGTAATGGCGATGCGTTCGCGTGTCAGCGGCCCGAGGACCCGCACCCCGAGGCCAGGACCCGGGAATGGATGACGGTTCACGATTTCAGGAGGGAGCCCGAGCTCCTCACCCACCTTACGGACCTCGTCTTTAAAGAGGCAACGGAGGGGTTCGAGTAATTTAAATTTCATATCCTTGGGCAGCCCACCGACATTGTGGTGGCTTTTGATCTTGGCCGCGGGATTACCACAAATAGGCACACTCTCGATCACATCAGGATAAAGGGTGCCTTGGGCGAGGAATTTTGCGTGGCCGACTTGTTTCATGGCCCGTTGAAAGACATAGACGAATTCATTACCGATAATCTTGCGCTTGGCCTCGGGTTCGGTCACCCCGCGCAATTTGCTGAGGAAGACATTCGTGGCATCGACGTATTTGAGATTCACCCGGAAATTCTTCCGGAAAACAGTCTGGACAATCTTATCCTCATTCTTGCGCAGGAGTCCATTATTGACAAAGATCGCGACCATTTGTTTACCGATGGCCTTATGAATCAAGGCCGCCGCCACACTGGAGTCGACCCCGCCGCTCAGGCCGAGGATCACGCGGTCCTTCCCCACTGTCTCACGGATCTGGGCAATGGATTGCTCGATATAAGATTTCATCGTCCAGGAAGGTTTTGCCCCGCAAATACTGAGGATAAAGTTACTCAGGATTTTTTTACCCAGAGGGGTGTGCGAGACTTCGGGGTGGAACTGGATCCCGAAGAAATTCTTCCCCTTAAGCTCGAGCCCTGCATATTCACAATTATCCGTCTGGGCGATGATTTTAAAATCTTTGGGTAATTTGACCAGTTTATCCCCGTGGGAATTCCATACCTGGAGCTTTTTGGGTAATCCTTTAAAAAGGGCACTGGCAGACTTCACCGTCAGGGTTCCTTTGCCGTATTCACGTTTTGTCCCACGGGCGACTTTTCCGCCGAGGAATTTCGCCATGATCTGGAGCCCGTAACAAATCCCCAAGATCGGGACACCGAGATTAAAAATCTCGGGATCGGGCATCGGGGCATTCTCCGAATAAACACTGGATGGACCGCCGGAGAGGATGATTCCGGAAGGATTCATGCCTGCGATTTTTTTCGCACTCGTATTGTATTTAAGAATCTCCGAGTAAACATGAGCCTCGCGCACACGGCGGGCGATGACTTGGGTATATTGGGAGCCGAAATCTAAAATAATAATACGATCACTCACGGGATATTATCCTTCCTGAAAAAAATAAAATTAAAAAAATCCCCCGCAATGGGGTTCATTCCGGGGATTCTAATCAAAAATACTATCGTGTCCCCATCCCGACATTTTGCACCGTTTGGAAAAGTTTTCCTTCAGTCTTAATGCTGGGGGCGATGATAATTTCCGTGCGTTGGAATTCACGAATATCTGCGGCGCCGACATTCCCCATACAAGTAGTGATCGCACCGATGAGATTCTGGGAACCGTCATCGACTGTCGCTGGTCCAAAGAGGATTTGTTTCAAGGAACCGGTCACGCCGACTTTAATCCTTGTGCCCCGTGGCAGGTTTGCATGGGGAGTGGCCATGCCCCAATGGTTACCTTGGCCGGGGGCTTCTTGGGCGCGGGCAAATGCACTCCCGATCATGACAGCATCAGAGCCGCAGGCAAAGGCCTTACAGACGTCTCCACCC
It encodes:
- a CDS encoding M23 family metallopeptidase, producing MIKIPLKIAFCLLVWIVGMGFSSGKLYSQVIDSQKIPFADGFDLPVGKPNGENYYLSRGLKGRHLGEDWNGEGGGNTDLGDPIYSVAHGLVISASDIRMGYGKTVFIVHKFRENGKIRIVETLYSHMNSISVSRGDVVKRGQKVGTIGTGNGLYSAHLHFELRDKPGQFVRIGYRKGREFFLDGFNFISARRPKGSPDLILVQRPGNFPGRIPFPKLTVASDTRFLAENKGVPLPKAGVQSIDIDIVTPEDGRLASIKKSIMSSLPRLAQLTGKDKKGKSSPTDEQADQTFLADAGDVAPSVIDAKKVMAKQNKQVKAETQMAQAVAEKNISDELGNLPSGVAQKYAKLKEDDDDRVVHFEQHMANDSLDDPEMSEAALKTERILIAEALANRSKQGGLIEVNLDQLLLVDESITKTTNDSEPPREQTLSLMDNPLEIKAKKEISRAMGQVNNTAIRLALFLNELAQAQDDIQPVEISTREH
- the guaA gene encoding glutamine-hydrolyzing GMP synthase, whose product is MSDRIIILDFGSQYTQVIARRVREAHVYSEILKYNTSAKKIAGMNPSGIILSGGPSSVYSENAPMPDPEIFNLGVPILGICYGLQIMAKFLGGKVARGTKREYGKGTLTVKSASALFKGLPKKLQVWNSHGDKLVKLPKDFKIIAQTDNCEYAGLELKGKNFFGIQFHPEVSHTPLGKKILSNFILSICGAKPSWTMKSYIEQSIAQIRETVGKDRVILGLSGGVDSSVAAALIHKAIGKQMVAIFVNNGLLRKNEDKIVQTVFRKNFRVNLKYVDATNVFLSKLRGVTEPEAKRKIIGNEFVYVFQRAMKQVGHAKFLAQGTLYPDVIESVPICGNPAAKIKSHHNVGGLPKDMKFKLLEPLRCLFKDEVRKVGEELGLPPEIVNRHPFPGPGLGVRVLGPLTRERIAITREADAIVIDEMKKSGWYQKVWQAFAVLLPVKSVGVMGDERTYAETVAVRIVESSDGMTADWVHLPHDLLGTISSRIINEVKGVNRCVYDITSKPPGTIEWE